A single window of Mugil cephalus isolate CIBA_MC_2020 chromosome 1, CIBA_Mcephalus_1.1, whole genome shotgun sequence DNA harbors:
- the dnajc22 gene encoding dnaJ homolog subfamily C member 22, translating into MVKSVIVAYALWAAGGPLGLHHLYLGRDSHALLWMLTLGGFGFGWAREVIRIPAYVSEANQDQHSEKERRKRSTPIPPSVSPVRFAGQVCVGIYFGTMALIGLNTLSFFYLLVLPLCVGAGVHLVSTIGQQTSDLQKTLTACLITSPIFYGSTLSPLPISLAASITAAQNRRFKPPRDPGSTQKLGPRLYKLGLAWLAFSAPLGYCVFHNTTATLYYISDTIAALLDIFWFLPWLRSVLEYLLLMPYRILCALTGGGYYEDAWRKMLEILLREYTEKEKEALHVLSLNAEASVEEITRSYRELAKTWHPDHNPTKDAEAMFMKIHDAYEILLRRHKPHRFT; encoded by the exons ATGGTAAAGAGTGTAATAGTAGCCTACGCCCTGTGGGCAGCAGGTGGGCCTTTGGGCCTTCATCATTTGTATTTAGGAAGAGACAGCCATGCTCTGTTATGGATGTTAACTCTGGGAGGCTTTGGATTTGGCTGGGCCAGAGAGGTAATACGCATTCCTGCATATGTTAGTGAGGCCAATCAAGATCAACATtctgaaaaagagagaagaaagcgTTCCACCCCGATCCCTCCATCCGTAAGCCCCGTCAGATTTGCCGGGCAGGTGTGTGTTGGGATCTACTTCGGCACAATGGCCTTGATAGGGCTGAACACCCTCAGTTTCTTTTACCTGCTTGTTCTGCCTTTATGTGTGGGCGCAGGGGTGCACCTGGTGTCCACCATCGGTCAACAGACCTCCGATCTCCAAAAAACTTTGACTGCTTGTCTCATAACGTCCCCAATATTCTATGGCAGCACCTTATCGCCTCTCCCTATAAGCTTGGCTGCCAGTATCACTGCTGCACAGAACCGTAGGTTCAAACCCCCACGAGATCCTGGGAGCACACAGAAATTAG GTCCTCGACTTTACAAGCTCGGCCTGGCTTGGCTGGCCTTCTCTGCTCCACTGGGTTACTGTGTTTTCCACAACACCACGGCTACCCTGTATTATATATCGGACACAATAGCAGCACTGCTGGACATTTTCTGGTTTCTGCCTTGGCTCAGAAGTGTGCTGGAGTACCTTCTCTTAATGCCATACCGGATCTTGTGCGCGCTCACTGGAGGAGGGTACTATGAAGATGCGTGGAGGAAGATGCTGGAAATACTGCTCAGGGAGTACAccgagaaggagaaagaggcgCTGCAC GTACTGTCACTAAATGCAGAGGCCTCTGTTGAGGAGATAACCCGGAGCTACAGGGAGCTGGCCAAGACGTGGCATCCCGACCACAACCCCACCAAGGATGCTGAGGCCATGTTCATGAAGATTCACGATGCTTACGAGATCCTCCTGCGGCGGCACAAACCCCATCGATTCACATAG